In a single window of the Hippoglossus hippoglossus isolate fHipHip1 chromosome 7, fHipHip1.pri, whole genome shotgun sequence genome:
- the LOC117764933 gene encoding cytosolic sulfotransferase 1-like isoform X2 → MNRSIRGALLWEPEMEPLPRPTIFEFHGVYMTNYFTENWDNIQSFEARPSDIVIATFPKAGTTWVSYILDLLYFEDVCPERIASIPIHERVPFLEISAPFHHKGKDLADQLPTTPRLIKTHLPIQFLPKSFWEHNCRIIYVGRNAKDSAVSYFHFGRMNFIQPDPLNWSTFLQDFKEDKIVFGSWYDHVNGWWEKKQTYSNIHYMFYEDLTEDTGREIDKLCSFLGLSPSAEKKERVATGAKFDNMKQDKMANYSTVEVMDHKVSPFMRKGKVGDWKNHFTVAQNEEFDEDYKKKMKNPTLKFRTEI, encoded by the exons ATGAACCGCAGTATCAGAGGGGCGCTGCTCTGGGAACCTGAG ATGGAGCCGCTACCTCGACCAACAATCTTTGAGTTCCACGGAGTCTACATGACCAACTACTTCACTGAAAACTGGGACAACATACAAAGCTTCGAAGCGAGACCAAGTGATATTGTCATAGCTACTTTTCCTAAAGCAG GGACAACATGGGTCTCTTACATCCTGGATCTGCTGTATTTTGAGGATGTGTGTCCCGAGCGTATCGCATCCATCCCCATTCATGAGAGAGTGCCCTTCCTGGAGATCAGCGCACCTTTTCA TCATAAAGGCAAAGACCTGGCGGACCAACTACCCACCACTCCTCGTCTAATTAAAACTCATCTACCAATCCAGTTTTTGCCGAAGTCCTTCTGGGAGCACAACTGCCGG aTTATCTACGTCGGTCGTAACGCAAAGGACTCGGCAGTGTCCTATTTTCATTTTGGCCGGATGAACTTTATCCAGCCAGATCCACTTAACTGGAGCACCTTCCTGCAGGATTTCAAGGAGGACAAGA TTGTGTTTGGATCTTGGTATGACCACGTGAACGGCTGGTGGGAGAAGAAACAGACATATTCCAATATTCACTACATGTTCTATGAAGACCTGACTGAG GACACGGGACGAGAGATAGACAAGCTCTGTTCCTTCCTCGGTTTGTCTCCTTCGGCCGAAAAGAAGGAAAGAGTCGCAACTGGAGCGAAGTTTGACAAcatgaaacaagacaaaatggCCAATTATTCCACTGTTGAAGTGATGGACCACAAGGTGTCTCCTTTCATGAGAAAAG GGAAAGTTGGTGACTGGAAGAACCACTTCACTGTGGCTCAGAATGAAGAGTTTGACGAAGACTAcaagaaaaagatgaagaatCCCACACTGAAGTTTCGCACTGAGATTTAG
- the LOC117764933 gene encoding cytosolic sulfotransferase 1-like isoform X1 yields the protein MNRSIRGALLWEPEMEPLPRPTIFEFHGVYMTNYFTENWDNIQSFEARPSDIVIATFPKAGTTWVSYILDLLYFEDVCPERIASIPIHERVPFLEISAPFHTKGKDLADQLPTTPRLIKTHLPIQFLPKSFWEHNCRIIYVGRNAKDSAVSYFHFGRMNFIQPDPLNWSTFLQDFKEDKIVFGSWYDHVNGWWEKKQTYSNIHYMFYEDLTEDTGREIDKLCSFLGLSPSAEKKERVATGAKFDNMKQDKMANYSTVEVMDHKVSPFMRKGKVGDWKNHFTVAQNEEFDEDYKKKMKNPTLKFRTEI from the exons ATGAACCGCAGTATCAGAGGGGCGCTGCTCTGGGAACCTGAG ATGGAGCCGCTACCTCGACCAACAATCTTTGAGTTCCACGGAGTCTACATGACCAACTACTTCACTGAAAACTGGGACAACATACAAAGCTTCGAAGCGAGACCAAGTGATATTGTCATAGCTACTTTTCCTAAAGCAG GGACAACATGGGTCTCTTACATCCTGGATCTGCTGTATTTTGAGGATGTGTGTCCCGAGCGTATCGCATCCATCCCCATTCATGAGAGAGTGCCCTTCCTGGAGATCAGCGCACCTTTTCACACCAAAG GCAAAGACCTGGCGGACCAACTACCCACCACTCCTCGTCTAATTAAAACTCATCTACCAATCCAGTTTTTGCCGAAGTCCTTCTGGGAGCACAACTGCCGG aTTATCTACGTCGGTCGTAACGCAAAGGACTCGGCAGTGTCCTATTTTCATTTTGGCCGGATGAACTTTATCCAGCCAGATCCACTTAACTGGAGCACCTTCCTGCAGGATTTCAAGGAGGACAAGA TTGTGTTTGGATCTTGGTATGACCACGTGAACGGCTGGTGGGAGAAGAAACAGACATATTCCAATATTCACTACATGTTCTATGAAGACCTGACTGAG GACACGGGACGAGAGATAGACAAGCTCTGTTCCTTCCTCGGTTTGTCTCCTTCGGCCGAAAAGAAGGAAAGAGTCGCAACTGGAGCGAAGTTTGACAAcatgaaacaagacaaaatggCCAATTATTCCACTGTTGAAGTGATGGACCACAAGGTGTCTCCTTTCATGAGAAAAG GGAAAGTTGGTGACTGGAAGAACCACTTCACTGTGGCTCAGAATGAAGAGTTTGACGAAGACTAcaagaaaaagatgaagaatCCCACACTGAAGTTTCGCACTGAGATTTAG
- the wdr46 gene encoding WD repeat-containing protein 46: MATTGEATAIVSHVENQKKKKKKGPPVRYWQENGKDENQAGGDGGEAPQQKEPKTKKRKQEEAQGGGKKFISGKSDPFPGPAPIPQERLEKFKRKENIKKRRKQHYKLKDMISRSEETSQMAQKQAARFDILLPEDAGFLEGEEDEDTCTISQEDIADAVDITSGTKYFNLKLSQFGPYRLDYSKTGRHLLLGGRRGHVACVDWQSKQLMCEINVMESVNDVKWLHSETMYAVAQKKWLYIYDSNGIELHCIRKFNDVLRMQFLPYHFLLATASATSFLQYLDVSVGKEVAAICTKTGRLDVMCQNPRNAIIHLGHSNGTVTLWSPNQREALVKMLCHHGGVRSVTVDKSGTYMLTSGMDKKLKVYDIRTFKPLKSYFLPAGASCLSLSQRGLLSAATGDIVQVYRDVWSTPVTKPYMAHRVRGTAWGLQFCPFEDVLGVGHGDGFTSMLVPGAGEPNFDGLDANPYRSVKQRQEWEVKALLEKIQPELITLNPNELGQVDHATFTQRHQDRVTALGFDPLAKEKFVPRYKKKGRSSTGSVEKRKKKVAHEDLRDVIRETVEDKMKVEKERKEKDLKTGESSGSKSALDRFKK; this comes from the exons ATGGCGACCACCGGCGAGGCAACAGCGATCGTTTCACACGTGGAgaatcagaagaagaagaagaagaagggg CCTCCTGTCCGGTACTGGCAGGAGAACGGGAAAGATGAAAACCAAGcgggaggagacg gaggagaagctcCACAGCAGAAGGAGCCCAAGACGAAGAAAAGGAAGCAAGAGGAGGCTCAAGGAGGTGGAAAGAAATTCATATCAGGA AAATCAGACCCTTTCCCTGGTCCTGCTCCTATTCCACAAGAAAGGCTGGAGAAGTTCAAGAGGaaagagaatataaaaaag CGTCGGAAGCAGCATTACAAGTTGAAAGACATGATATCTCGCTCCGAAGAAACGTCACAAATGGCTCAGAAACAAGCGGCGCGGTTTGACATCCTACTCCCAGAGGACGCAGG GTTTCttgaaggagaggaagatgaggacaCATGTACGATCTCTCAGGAAGATATTGCAGATGCTGTGGATATAACATCTGGAACAAAG tatTTTAACCTGAAACTGTCTCAGTTCGGTCCATATCGTCTGGATTACAGCAAAACAGGACG CCACCTTTTGCTTGGTGGGAGGCGAGGCCATGTAGCTTGTGTAGACTGGCAGTCCAAACAGCTGATGTGTGAAATTAACGTGATGGAGTCTGTCAATGATGTAAA GTGGCTTCACAGTGAGACCATGTACGCAGTGGCTCAGAAGAAGTGGCTGTACATTTACGACTCCAACGGAATAGAGCTTCACTGCATCCGCAAGTTCAATGACGTCCTTCGTATGCAGTTCCTCCCTTATCACTTTCTGCTTGCTACAGCG AGTGCTACAAGCTTCCTACAGTACCTGGATGTGTCTGTGGGAAAGGAGGTGGCAGCCATCTGCACCAAGACTGGCCGACTGGATGTGATGTGCCAGAACCCTCGTAACGCTATCATCCACCTGGGACACTCCAACGGTACAGTCACCCTGTGGTCGCCCAACCAGAGAGAAGCCCTCGTCAAGATGCTCTGTCACCACGGCGGCGTGCGCTCTGTCACCGTTGACAAGTCGGGCAC ATACATGCTGACATCTGGGATGGATAAAAAGTTGAAGGTGTACGACATTCGAACCTTCAAGCCCCTCAAGTCCTACTTCCTCCCTGCTggagcttcctgtttgtcactgAGCCAGAGAGGGCTGCTGTCTGCAGCCACAGGGGATATTGTTCAG GTGTACAGGGACGTGTGGAGCACTCCAGTAACTAAACCCTACATGGCTCACAGGGTTCGGGGAACAGCGTGGGGGCTGCAGTTTTGTCCCTTTGAAGACGTCCTCGGGGTCGGACACGGAGACGGCTTCACCAGCATGCTCGTACCAG gTGCCGGTGAGCCTAACTTTGACGGTTTGGATGCTAACCCATACCGCAGTGTAAAGCAGAGGCAGGAGTGGGAGGTTAAAGCTCTGCTGGAGAAGATCCAGCCGGAGCTCATCACCCTGAACCCCAATGAACTGGGTCAAGTTGACCACGCCACCTTTACACAAAGGCACCAGGACAGAGTCACAGCTCTG GGCTTTGACCCACTTGCCAAAGAAAAATTTGTACCCAGGTATAAGAAAAAAGGTCGCAGTTCTACTGGCAGTGTCGAAAAGCGCAAGAAGAAAGTGGCTCACGAGGACCTGAGG GATGTAATCAGGGAAACTGTGGAAGACAAAATGAaggtggaaaaagaaagaaaggagaaggaTTTGAAGACGGGGGAATCTTCTGGCTCGAAATCTGCTCTGGACAGATTCAAAAAATAG
- the b3galt4 gene encoding beta-1,3-galactosyltransferase 4, with protein sequence MVGRGLWVCKPRLGKRGSRFGVLPFLCAAAVCAALLALLFVDLIESWVTSRNMNTVVEPHAGIIPLQSVPPARPEEFLLMPSPLVCQRAKPYLITMVTTAPTNQRARQAIRDTWGGEVEVRGLRVITLFMVGVASGPGLAKLLIEEARERGDLVQGRFLDTYSNLTLKTLSMLSWARRFCPQAHFMAKVDDDVLFNPSALLHFLNKSRNPYEQGDLYLGRVHLHVAPDRDPDSKHYLPSGAYPPSVFPDYCSGTAYVLSRSALLKISMAASASPLSTPLPPEDVFVGLCARTAGVLPSHCPLFSGGPGVPYGRCCYQAMVSIHHIPPREMLHFWADVHSSPPCSWLSLRASLGVCKVRAMLGSALGLEQGL encoded by the coding sequence ATGGTGGGACGGGGACTCTGGGTTTGTAAACCCCGGCTCGGGAAGCGAGGGAGCAGGTTCGGGGTTCTGCCCTTTCTGTGCGCCGCGGCGGTGTGCGCGGCGCTGCTGGCCCTGCTCTTCGTGGACCTCATCGAGTCATGGGTCACCTCCAGGAACATGAACACCGTGGTGGAGCCGCACGCCGGCATCATCCCCCTGCAGAGCGTCCCCCCCGCCAGACCCGAGGAGTTCCTGCTCATGCCCAGCCCGCTCGTGTGCCAGCGTGCCAAGCCTTACCTCATCACCATGGTCACCACGGCCCCCACCAACCAGAGGGCCCGCCAGGCCATCCGGGACACCTggggaggggaggtggaggtgaggggcCTGCGGGTCATCACCCTCTTCATGGTGGGTGTTGCGTCTGGCCCAGGACTGGCCAAGCTGCTGATAGAGGAGGCCAGGGAGCGAGGGGATCTGGTCCAGGGCCGGTTTTTGGACACCTACTCCAACCTCACCCTGAAGACCCTGTCCATGCTGAGCTGGGCCCGCAGATTCTGCCCTCAGGCCCACTTCATGGCCAAAGTGGACGATGATGTTCTCTTCAATCCCAGCGCCCTCCTGCACTTCCTGAACAAGAGCCGTAACCCCTATGAACAAGGAGACCTGTACCTTGGCAGGGTGCATCTCCATGTGGCCCCAGACCGTGATCCAGACAGCAAGCACTACCTCCCTTCAGGTGCCtaccctccctctgtcttcccAGACTATTGCAGTGGCACGGCTTACGTTCTGTCCCGCTCTGCATTGCTCAAAATCTCCATGGCAGCCTCTGCTTCACCTTTATCCACACCTCTGCCCCCTGAGGATGTGTTTGTGGGTCTATGTGCCCGGACTGCTGGCGTGCTACCCTCACATTGCCCTCTCTTCTCTGGTGGTCCAGGCGTTCCCTATGGGCGCTGCTGTTACCAGGCCATGGTGTCCATCCACCACATCCCACCCAGGGAGATGCTGCACTTCTGGGCCGACGTTCACTCATCTCCTCCCTGCTCTTGGCTGAGTCTTCGTGCTTCACTGGGGGTGTGCAAAGTCAGGGCGATGCTGGGGTCGGCTCTGGGGCTGGAGCAGGGGTTGTGA
- the nr2c2 gene encoding nuclear receptor subfamily 2 group C member 2: MTTGLNLLSQQKVDSEHEAEASSSPSDSVMSESPQRFRVISTEPATTPQRIQIVTDQQTGQKIQIVTTMNPSNAPKQQFILTTADSSGAGKVILASSDSRSTKQLIFTAADNLMPGRIQIVTDPVSMERLLGQSGDLSRSQPIEYCLVCGDKASGRHYGAVSCEGCKGFFKRSVRKSLTYSCRSKQDCIINKHHRNRCQFCRLSKCLKMGMKTDSVQSERKPIDVVPREKHANCAASTQKIYIRKDLNSPHIATPTFISDTETDGSRSSLLDQGMLVNIQQPVIQSDGTLLLATDSKMDSCQGDLGTLANVVTSLANLSDSLKENLNNGDTSDSQQEEQSASEITRAFDTLAKVFNPPEIRVGHSLTEKSQCVGGTTIQLIGRDQETPIIEVEGPLLTDGHVGFKLSMPSPMPDYLNVHYICESASRLLFLSMHWARSIPAFSALGQEANTSLVRACWNELFTLGLAQCAHVMNLSTILTAIINHLQSSIQDDKLSGDRVKQVMEHIWKFQEFCNSMTRLETDSYEYAYLKAIVLFSPDHPGVDSSGQIETFQERAMMELQDYVQKTYPDDMYRMTRILTRLPALRLMNSSITEELFFTGLIGNVSIDSIIPYILKMETAEYNSQDSDAAE; encoded by the exons ATGACAACGGGCCTGAATCTGCTCTCTCAGCAGAAAGTGGATTCTGAGCACGAGGCAGAG GCGTCATCCTCTCCATCAGACTCAGTGATGAGTGAGTCTCCGCAGCGCTTTCGGGTCATCTCTACTGAGCCTGCCACAACACCACAGCGAATACAG ATTGTAACTGACCAGCAGACCGGTCAGAAGATCCAGATAGTAACCACGATGAACCCGTCCAATGCTCCCAAGCAGCAGTTCATTCTCACTACGGCTGACAGCTCAGGGGCGGGCAAGGTTATCCTGGCCTCATCAGACAGTCGCAGCACTAAGCAGCTCATCTTCACTGCTGCAGACAACCTGATGCCAGGAAGAATACAG ATTGTCACAGATCCAGTGTCAATGGAACGGTTGTTAGGGCAGTCGGGGGACTTGAGCCGATCGCAGCCAATAGAGTACTGTTTGGTGTGTGGGGACAAGGCTTCAG gGCGTCACTATGGAGCCGTCAGTTGTGAGGGATGTAAAGGCTTCTTCAAGAGGAGCGTGAGGAAGAGCTTGACCTACAGCTGCCGCAGCAAACAGGACTGCATCATCAACAAACACCACCGCAATCGCTGCCAGTTCTGTCGGTTGAGCAAATGCCTTAAGATGGGGATGAAGACTGACT CTGTTCAGAGTGAGAGAAAACCCATCGATGTAGTGCCCAGAGAGAAACATGCCAACTGTGCTGCCTCCACCCAGAAGATCTACATTCGTAAGGACCTAAACAGTCCGCACATCGCCACCCCAACCTTTATCTCAGATACAGAGACAGACGGCTCCAG ATCCAGCCTGCTGGACCAGGGGATGCTGGTGAACATCCAGCAGCCTGTCATCCAAAGTGATGGAACTTTGCTGCTGGCCACTGACTCAAAG ATGGATTCTTGTCAGGGCGACTTGGGGACACTAGCTAATGTGGTGACATCACTGGCCAACCTGAGTGACTCATTGAAAGAAAATCTAAACAATGGTGACACCTCAGACAGTCAACAAGAGGAGCAATCTGCCAGCGAGATAACACG TGCCTTCGACACCCTGGCCAAAGTCTTCAACCCACCTGAAATACGGGTCGGACATAGTCTGACAGAGAAATCGCAGTGTGTCGGTGGAACAACAATCCAGCTGATTGGTCGAGACCAGGAGACCCCCATCATTGAGGTGGAGGGACCACTGCTCACTGACGGCCATGTTGGCTTCAAG CTGAGCATGCCCAGCCCCATGCCCGATTATCTGAATGTACACTACATCTGTGAATCAGCATCCAGGCTTCTCTTTCTATCCATGCACTGGGCGCGCTCCATCCCTGCCTTCTCAGCTCTTGG tcagGAGGCAAACACCAGTCTTGTGCGAGCCTGCTGGAATGAGCTGTTCACTCTGGGTCTTGCTCAGTGCGCTCACGTGATGAACCTGTCGACCATCCTCACTGCCATCATCAACCACCTTCAGAGCAGCATCCAGGATG ACAAACTTTCAGGGGACAGGGTGAAGCAGGTGATGGAGCATATCTGGAAGTTCCAGGAGTTCTGTAACAGCATGACGAGATTGGAGACCGACAGCTATGAATACGCCTACCTGAAGGCTATAGTGCTGTTCAGCCCTG ATCACCCAGGTGTGGACAGCAGTGGGCAGATTGAGACGTTTCAGGAGAGGGCGAtgatggagctgcaggactATGTGCAGAAAACGTATCCTGATGACATGTACAG